The following is a genomic window from Lysinibacillus sp. G4S2.
CAGCTGCCGTTAAAGCATCCATAGCTTTTTGTTTAGCCGCTAATAGACGTGATTCGATGTCAGTTAACTCTTCACCGTTTTGTACTTTACCAAAAGCATTGAAAAGATCTTGACCGAAATAAGGCATGTCTTCTGCGAATACGTCAAAAGTCGTTACATTTACACCCTGTACATTTTCCATAAATGTGTCATACATTTTTGTTGAAATACCATCCGGACGGTTGTTAGCTTTTACTACTAATACATTCATTATATAAATTCTCCCTTAAAACTCACAATTTAATATCTCGAATTCAAGATATATAAGTATATTAAAAAATTTCCTATAAAAAGTCAATGCTAGTAGACTCAGACTTTTGGCTGAAATGTTGATATTTCAATTCATAATGTGGAGTAGATTTCCGTTTGATCGGGTCCTCCACTATTCTGATCGGCTTCCTTTCAAAACTGATCAGATCCTATTATTTCTTGACCTTGTTCCAACAGAATTAAAATTTACAGCTATCATCCGTACAAACTCCACCATCTTCAGAGCCTGCCATCTTTAGCCCAGGTTGTAAGCCTTCTTCCTCCGCTACTTTACGCAAAGTTTCTTCAAATACTTCTTGAGGTTGTGCCCCAGAAATACCGTACTTGCGATTTAACACAAAGAACGGTACGCCTCGTACGCCAAGTTGTAGCCCTTCTTGTATATCAGTCTCTACCTCAATTTTAAATTCATCGTTTGAAAGAACCTTTGCAACTTCTTCACGATTCAGACCTACTTGCTCAGCAATATCGATTAAAACGTCATCCTGCCCAATACGCTTTGCTTCGATAAAATAATTGCGTAACAGTGCTTCAACAAGTTCAGTAACATCCCCTTGCTGTTCTGCCCATTTTACAAGGCGATGCGCTTTTAATGTATTTTCCTCCATTAGCTTATCGAAATTATAATCTAACCCAACTTCTTTTGCGCGAGCAGCAACACCTTGCGTCATTTCCTTCGCTTTTTCTAGCGACATTCCATACTTTTTCGCCAATGCTTCATACGTAGACACATTTGTATCCACTGGTGTTGTTGGGTCAAGTTGATAGCTTTTATAAACGAGCTCTATCTGCCCTGCAAAGCCAGTATCCTGAATCGCCTGTTCCAATTGTTTTTTACCAATATAACAAAATGGACATACATAATCTGACCAGATTTCAATTTTCATAGCTTGTCACGCTCCTTTGGCTACATTGTAGCGATAGTAATTATACTAAGGCAATTTTTATGCTTCATTGTTTAAATTCCCACATCAATCTACATACTGAACGTAAAAAC
Proteins encoded in this region:
- a CDS encoding DsbA family oxidoreductase gives rise to the protein MKIEIWSDYVCPFCYIGKKQLEQAIQDTGFAGQIELVYKSYQLDPTTPVDTNVSTYEALAKKYGMSLEKAKEMTQGVAARAKEVGLDYNFDKLMEENTLKAHRLVKWAEQQGDVTELVEALLRNYFIEAKRIGQDDVLIDIAEQVGLNREEVAKVLSNDEFKIEVETDIQEGLQLGVRGVPFFVLNRKYGISGAQPQEVFEETLRKVAEEEGLQPGLKMAGSEDGGVCTDDSCKF